One Tunturibacter gelidoferens genomic region harbors:
- a CDS encoding glycoside hydrolase family 95 protein: MSIDRRSFMQGSLALVALQHASAGLLEKGSTAIAEELWYKQPAKRWLEALPVGNGRLGGMVFGGIQNERIALSDSTAWSGAPAKGEVNPEALPHLREIRELFFAGKYDEAQTLCSKYLPGRMKNFGTNLPLPDLQLAFEHVDQPVEYRRSLSLDDAIAAVRFQCGGVQFVREIFATHTDGVIALQLTANQRSAISFRMTFSKGEIPNTTSTEGQDTLVLNGSCFEHKHSSGHDGVAIQIRAQVIARGGATSATAQGITVSSADAVTILLATGTSFRGDNREKTSREALRRASGKSFAKLRQAHLEDYQPLYRRTSLDLGSSSESTRLQPTDARRRALEDGGDDPELVTLFFQYGRYLTIAGSRADSVLPLALQGIWNDGLASSMGWTDDFHLDINTQQNYWPTEVCNLSECHAPLFGLIEGLASAGKATAREMYGSPGWVAHTVTNPWGYTAPGGIGWGIVVTAGLWIATQMWQHYEFTRDTEFLRARAYPVLREAAEFFLAYMVEEPKHGWLVTGPSDSPENWYITPSGQHASESMGNTIDRVFVHALFSMVVEACATLSTDADLRSRVEAARAKLPPLQIGRHGQLQEWMEDFEDAEPNHRHTSHLTSLYPLHQISPRTTPALASASEVTIQRRMSAPHWEQSEWGRANLVVYYARLLKGEEAHRHLVSLIAKAADDNLMTYSSAGVAGADSNIFAIDGNTAGSAGIAEMLLQSQEGEIELLPALPTPWRNGAFRGLCARGGYVVAVKWRDGKLSSATIGARRSGSVPVRYRDRITQIHLQAGQQVRLRPENFLDKAAVISDSATQT; encoded by the coding sequence TTGAGTATCGACAGACGCAGCTTCATGCAAGGTAGTCTGGCGCTGGTTGCCCTGCAGCACGCGTCCGCCGGTCTTTTGGAGAAGGGCTCGACAGCAATCGCCGAAGAACTCTGGTACAAACAGCCGGCAAAGCGCTGGCTCGAGGCGCTGCCTGTTGGCAACGGCCGCCTCGGGGGTATGGTCTTCGGTGGCATCCAGAACGAGAGGATCGCGTTGTCAGATTCGACAGCGTGGTCCGGCGCCCCCGCAAAAGGTGAGGTCAACCCGGAAGCGCTCCCACACCTGCGCGAGATACGTGAGCTCTTCTTTGCAGGCAAGTACGACGAAGCGCAAACGCTATGCAGCAAATACCTTCCCGGCCGCATGAAGAACTTCGGTACCAACCTGCCGCTGCCGGATCTACAACTTGCATTCGAGCACGTTGACCAGCCGGTGGAGTACAGACGATCCCTCAGCCTGGACGACGCTATCGCTGCGGTTCGGTTCCAATGCGGCGGCGTTCAATTCGTGCGCGAAATCTTCGCAACGCATACTGACGGTGTAATCGCGCTACAGCTGACCGCTAACCAGCGAAGTGCGATCTCCTTTCGCATGACCTTCAGTAAGGGCGAGATCCCAAATACGACAAGCACAGAGGGGCAGGACACATTAGTACTCAACGGAAGCTGCTTCGAACATAAGCACAGCAGCGGTCATGACGGGGTGGCAATCCAGATTCGAGCGCAGGTGATTGCCCGGGGAGGTGCGACGTCCGCGACGGCTCAGGGCATCACTGTCTCCAGCGCGGATGCTGTAACGATTCTGCTGGCCACCGGCACGAGCTTTCGCGGAGACAACCGAGAGAAGACATCGCGAGAGGCTTTGCGAAGAGCCTCAGGCAAGTCGTTCGCAAAACTTCGCCAGGCGCACCTCGAGGACTATCAGCCCCTGTATCGCCGCACGTCGCTGGACCTTGGCTCCAGCTCCGAGAGCACGCGGCTTCAGCCAACAGACGCACGCCGCAGGGCTCTTGAGGACGGTGGCGACGATCCCGAGCTTGTTACTCTCTTCTTTCAATACGGTCGCTATCTCACGATTGCGGGTTCTCGCGCGGACTCTGTTCTTCCACTTGCATTGCAGGGGATCTGGAACGATGGGCTAGCCAGCAGCATGGGGTGGACCGACGATTTCCATCTGGACATCAACACCCAACAGAACTACTGGCCGACAGAGGTCTGCAATCTTTCAGAGTGTCATGCTCCGCTATTCGGGCTCATTGAAGGTCTTGCCTCCGCAGGTAAGGCGACTGCAAGGGAGATGTACGGCTCACCCGGCTGGGTCGCGCATACGGTCACCAACCCGTGGGGCTACACCGCACCGGGCGGCATAGGGTGGGGCATCGTCGTGACAGCCGGCCTTTGGATTGCCACGCAGATGTGGCAGCACTATGAGTTCACGCGCGACACAGAATTTCTTCGAGCCCGGGCGTATCCGGTACTCCGTGAAGCCGCCGAGTTCTTCCTTGCGTACATGGTGGAGGAGCCGAAACATGGCTGGCTTGTGACTGGACCGTCCGACTCACCGGAAAACTGGTACATCACTCCGTCCGGGCAACACGCCTCGGAGTCGATGGGAAATACAATCGACCGCGTATTCGTTCACGCCTTATTCAGCATGGTCGTGGAGGCCTGCGCTACGTTATCGACCGACGCCGACCTGCGCTCGCGGGTGGAGGCAGCCCGTGCGAAGCTGCCGCCGCTACAGATCGGCCGGCACGGGCAGTTGCAGGAGTGGATGGAAGATTTCGAGGACGCCGAACCGAACCATCGTCACACCTCGCATCTCACGTCGCTTTATCCCTTGCATCAGATCTCGCCGCGCACCACTCCTGCACTGGCCAGTGCATCCGAAGTCACGATCCAGCGTCGCATGAGCGCGCCGCACTGGGAACAGAGTGAGTGGGGCCGAGCGAACCTGGTGGTCTACTACGCACGATTGCTAAAGGGCGAAGAGGCTCACCGGCATCTCGTAAGTCTCATCGCGAAAGCAGCGGACGACAACTTAATGACATACTCCAGCGCGGGTGTGGCCGGAGCTGATTCGAATATCTTCGCTATCGACGGTAACACTGCTGGAAGCGCCGGGATTGCCGAGATGCTGCTGCAGTCTCAAGAGGGCGAGATCGAGTTACTACCTGCGCTGCCAACACCGTGGAGAAATGGAGCCTTTCGTGGTCTCTGCGCACGAGGTGGTTATGTGGTCGCTGTGAAATGGCGCGACGGCAAACTTAGCTCAGCTACGATCGGCGCGAGACGAAGCGGGTCAGTCCCCGTCCGCTATCGCGACCGAATCACTCAAATTCATTTGCAAGCCGGTCAACAGGTCCGATTGCGGCCGGAGAACTTCCTCGATAAAGCGGCCGTCATCTCCGACTCTGCCACCCAAACGTAG
- a CDS encoding alpha-galactosidase, whose amino-acid sequence MNCCTAISVLRVRIAALALALSPCVALNVSAQTTPATIQFDSTSGVFRIDAADSTYVFGINEVKGLQNLYWGKHLTASDHFAAAHSTPEASSFELPVTVTPQEYVGWGGGLYVDPDLKITFPDGNRDLALKYVSHHIDGDRLSVVMKDISREVYVVLDYQADEDTGILRRSATVENRTDAPFTVEQIAAGTWSLPRGTDYRLRYLTGRWAGEWNVQERHIEPGKTVLESRRGTTGAQNNPWFAIDRKGAGDQDEGEVWFGALGWSGSWQISVEQDQLQQVRVTGGPNAFDFGYLLKPREKLTTPNFYGGYSDHGIGGASRLMHRYEIDSILPRHPKLKLRPVLYNSWEATGFDVNEAGQMALAEKAASIGVERFVMDDGWFGERKNDHAGLGDWYVNPQKFPHGLKPLIDKVHSLGMDFGLWVEPEMVNPDSDLYRNHPDWVLNFPDRPRTEGRNQLVLNLARPDVRAYIYSFLDKLLTQNDIAFLKWDYNRNWSEPGWPAVAPDTEKNVYVDFTNNFYTILAELRQKHPNVEIESCSGGGSRVDLGVMRYTDEVWPSDNTDAFDRLLIQNGFTYAYSPGVMMAWVTDSPTWVNSRSLSLEYRFLSSMQGSLGIGANLNKWTREDLDEARKMVAAYKSIRETVQRGSLYRLITPENNSEQSVTETVARDGKQAVTFAFLHSSRELYPFPLLQLRGLEENATYTLSMIAGDVGDGTPTAASGSYWMNHGLDLKLRGDFQALAFTLTRTK is encoded by the coding sequence ATGAATTGTTGCACTGCCATTTCGGTTCTCCGGGTACGTATCGCCGCTCTGGCACTGGCCCTATCTCCTTGCGTCGCCCTCAACGTGAGCGCCCAAACCACGCCGGCTACCATCCAATTCGATTCCACCTCTGGTGTATTTCGCATCGATGCCGCTGACAGCACCTATGTGTTCGGTATTAACGAAGTAAAGGGGCTCCAGAACCTGTATTGGGGCAAGCATCTCACTGCAAGCGATCACTTTGCTGCTGCACACAGTACGCCTGAGGCTTCATCCTTTGAACTTCCCGTCACCGTCACTCCACAGGAGTATGTAGGGTGGGGAGGTGGACTCTATGTCGACCCGGATCTGAAGATCACCTTCCCGGACGGCAACCGAGACCTTGCATTGAAGTACGTTTCGCATCACATTGATGGAGATAGGCTTTCCGTAGTAATGAAAGACATCTCGCGCGAGGTATATGTCGTGCTTGACTACCAGGCGGATGAGGATACGGGAATCCTTCGCCGCTCCGCAACGGTAGAAAATCGCACCGATGCTCCGTTCACGGTGGAACAGATTGCAGCAGGCACGTGGAGTCTCCCGCGTGGCACCGACTATCGGCTTCGCTATCTCACCGGCCGCTGGGCGGGCGAATGGAACGTGCAGGAGCGGCACATTGAGCCCGGTAAAACCGTACTCGAGAGCCGCCGCGGTACAACCGGCGCACAGAATAATCCGTGGTTCGCCATCGACCGCAAAGGCGCAGGCGATCAGGATGAAGGTGAGGTATGGTTCGGCGCTCTCGGCTGGAGCGGGTCATGGCAGATATCTGTGGAGCAGGATCAACTCCAACAAGTGCGCGTTACCGGCGGCCCGAATGCCTTCGACTTCGGTTATCTGCTCAAGCCTCGCGAAAAGCTCACCACGCCGAACTTCTATGGAGGCTACTCTGACCACGGCATCGGTGGTGCATCGCGGCTGATGCATCGTTACGAAATTGACTCGATCTTGCCTCGCCATCCCAAGCTAAAGCTGCGACCCGTCCTCTACAACTCGTGGGAAGCAACTGGCTTTGACGTAAATGAGGCTGGCCAGATGGCGCTCGCCGAAAAAGCTGCAAGCATCGGCGTCGAGCGCTTTGTGATGGATGACGGATGGTTCGGCGAACGCAAGAATGACCATGCTGGCCTCGGCGACTGGTACGTGAACCCGCAAAAGTTCCCGCACGGTCTCAAGCCGCTCATCGATAAGGTGCACTCTCTAGGCATGGACTTCGGTCTGTGGGTAGAGCCTGAAATGGTGAACCCAGACAGCGATCTTTACCGCAATCATCCTGACTGGGTATTGAACTTCCCAGATCGTCCGCGGACCGAGGGACGCAACCAGCTGGTGTTGAATCTGGCCAGGCCCGATGTGCGGGCGTATATCTACAGTTTTCTCGACAAGTTGCTCACACAGAACGACATTGCCTTTCTCAAGTGGGACTACAACCGTAACTGGTCCGAACCCGGCTGGCCGGCGGTTGCGCCCGACACAGAGAAGAACGTCTACGTCGACTTCACCAATAACTTCTACACCATCCTCGCCGAGCTGCGGCAGAAGCATCCGAATGTGGAGATCGAGTCCTGCTCCGGTGGTGGTAGCCGTGTTGATCTAGGTGTCATGCGCTACACCGATGAAGTCTGGCCTTCTGACAACACCGATGCTTTCGACCGGCTGCTCATCCAGAACGGCTTCACCTATGCGTACTCGCCCGGAGTCATGATGGCGTGGGTGACGGACTCACCCACCTGGGTGAACAGTCGGTCACTCTCACTCGAGTATCGCTTCCTGTCGTCCATGCAGGGGTCGCTCGGCATCGGAGCCAACCTGAACAAATGGACGCGCGAAGACCTGGACGAGGCCCGGAAGATGGTCGCTGCATACAAGTCCATTCGTGAAACGGTTCAACGCGGTTCTCTCTACCGGCTGATTACTCCGGAGAACAACAGCGAGCAGTCCGTCACGGAGACTGTTGCACGTGATGGCAAACAAGCTGTCACGTTTGCCTTCCTTCATTCCAGCCGCGAGCTTTATCCATTTCCGCTCCTTCAGCTCCGCGGACTCGAAGAGAACGCAACCTACACCCTATCCATGATCGCCGGAGACGTTGGCGACGGAACGCCCACCGCCGCTTCCGGCTCGTACTGGATGAATCATGGGCTTGATCTCAAACTCCGCGGCGATTTTCAGGCGCTGGCATTCACCTTGACCCGCACGAAGTAA
- a CDS encoding SGNH/GDSL hydrolase family protein yields MHVSTRLRNLTHNGNRKAIYWSIAIAALLAGATLLAQGQRQTSIPEEIEWTWEVRPLRADPALPNVLLLGDSITRNYFPEVTKDLKGAANVYLMAVSTSVGDPRLPRQIEEFAAMEHVVFQVVHFNNGMHGWDYTEAQYKAALPDLLHSVEQIASNHHAMIWATITPVQIQAFNGATNERINERNRIALALFSSAGITIDDQHALMMRHLDTYEDTVHFGPAGAVFMGDQAAETIRAALRK; encoded by the coding sequence TTGCACGTATCCACGCGTCTGCGCAACCTGACTCATAATGGCAACCGCAAAGCTATTTACTGGTCCATTGCGATAGCAGCGTTGCTCGCCGGAGCGACGCTGCTTGCCCAGGGTCAGAGACAGACTTCCATTCCGGAAGAGATTGAGTGGACGTGGGAGGTGCGGCCACTGCGCGCAGATCCGGCTCTTCCAAACGTGCTGCTGCTCGGAGATTCCATCACGCGTAACTACTTTCCTGAAGTTACGAAGGACTTGAAAGGGGCCGCGAATGTCTATCTCATGGCCGTCTCCACCTCAGTGGGGGATCCGCGACTTCCGCGACAAATTGAGGAGTTCGCAGCCATGGAGCATGTCGTTTTCCAAGTGGTTCATTTCAACAACGGTATGCATGGATGGGACTACACAGAGGCGCAGTACAAGGCTGCGTTGCCTGATCTGCTGCACAGCGTTGAGCAGATCGCTTCGAATCATCATGCAATGATCTGGGCGACGATCACGCCCGTGCAGATCCAAGCTTTCAATGGCGCCACGAATGAGCGAATCAACGAGCGGAACCGGATTGCCCTCGCGTTGTTCTCTTCGGCTGGGATCACGATTGATGACCAGCACGCGCTCATGATGAGGCATCTGGACACCTACGAGGACACAGTACATTTTGGACCCGCAGGCGCGGTCTTCATGGGTGATCAGGCCGCCGAAACGATTCGCGCGGCCCTGCGGAAGTGA
- a CDS encoding LacI family DNA-binding transcriptional regulator, with translation MRQKAEKSGPKKPATMRDVASQAGVSVATVSRALDGSSLVTEETALAVRRAVAKLNFVPNISARTLKYGQSHAIGVIVPDLTNPFFSEFLREFEALASANGQVVLLANAEASVGGALTSVRQLLMRLVDGVVVLPSLDELEPYQLLTLRKVPTVAIDSRRTGPSFSDVSLMHEEGMRQAVGYLKDLGHQKIAFIGGSPGLMISKLRLEAFQASLKMHGITVRHEYLRHGNYRADGGDRELRNLMLLADRPTAVIGVNDLTALGALRAARTLNISVPGEVSVVGFDGIELDDLVSPSLTTMSVSRKLIAQSCHGALEEMRLGRGGSGRQLYIPVELIVRQSTGRPLRKTTKH, from the coding sequence ATGCGCCAGAAGGCCGAGAAGTCAGGTCCTAAAAAGCCTGCGACGATGCGTGATGTGGCAAGTCAAGCAGGCGTCTCAGTAGCCACGGTCTCGCGCGCCTTGGACGGCTCTTCGCTCGTGACAGAGGAGACTGCGCTCGCAGTACGACGCGCGGTAGCGAAACTCAATTTTGTCCCAAACATATCGGCGCGCACGCTAAAGTATGGGCAGAGTCATGCGATCGGTGTCATCGTTCCGGACCTGACAAACCCATTCTTTTCAGAATTCCTTCGGGAATTTGAGGCGCTAGCCTCAGCCAACGGGCAGGTTGTTCTGCTGGCGAACGCAGAGGCCAGTGTTGGTGGGGCTCTTACGTCGGTCCGTCAATTGCTAATGAGACTTGTCGACGGCGTCGTGGTTCTCCCATCGCTCGACGAACTGGAGCCCTATCAATTGCTGACGCTTCGCAAGGTTCCTACGGTGGCCATTGATAGCCGTCGAACCGGCCCAAGCTTCAGTGACGTGAGTCTGATGCATGAGGAGGGAATGAGGCAAGCGGTCGGTTATTTGAAGGACCTTGGACACCAAAAGATCGCTTTCATCGGCGGTTCGCCGGGACTCATGATCTCGAAGTTGAGATTGGAGGCCTTTCAAGCCTCGCTAAAGATGCACGGAATTACAGTCCGCCACGAGTATCTCCGCCATGGAAACTATCGTGCGGACGGCGGAGACCGTGAGTTGCGCAACCTCATGCTCCTGGCCGACAGGCCAACTGCAGTCATTGGAGTCAATGATTTGACTGCGCTGGGAGCTCTTCGGGCGGCACGTACACTGAACATCTCTGTCCCAGGTGAGGTCTCCGTAGTCGGGTTCGATGGCATCGAACTGGATGACCTGGTATCGCCGAGTCTGACAACCATGAGCGTTTCTCGCAAGCTCATCGCCCAAAGCTGTCACGGAGCTTTAGAGGAGATGCGCCTCGGGCGAGGCGGTTCCGGCAGACAGCTCTACATTCCTGTTGAACTTATCGTTCGTCAATCGACAGGCCGTCCACTTCGTAAAACGACGAAGCATTAA
- a CDS encoding alpha-galactosidase D, protein MKSRLLLATALIACVTGTHAQVNGVGQRPYLGWSTYSQQTITPTQTFLTQDSIIAQSDALRQSGLQPHGYIYINVDAGWTGASDAYGRTLFDTTRFPDVVAMIQHIHANGQKFGMYLNPGVGTDQVAANKPILGTPYHLQDIIVKPATIANAFGGGDKIDYTKPGAQEYINSIVDLYASWGADFIKLDAVTPGSYNDNTNIDNRPDVAAFSKAIAQNRRPIWLTISWALDQDYIADWEATSNSRRIEGDVECEGDCPFLTEWNRIQVRFLDLPSWESAAGPTLGWNDLDSLEIGNDATDGITPQEQQTSISFWAMANAPLYIGGDLTKMSATGKKILGNDEVIAVDQSGHPAQQIRAGFTPIWASNLGNGEYYVALFNLNAAPTRVTLPWSNLGFAATLTTRDLWSHTELGPSLLEYSTILPGHGVRLLKVRSVFNVPPSKSTSYEAYLATLTGSAQVADCPLCSEGKKVGYIGLGPNNNVFFDDVKVDRDGVYNMEVDSATLGTRSYIINVNGGPAITLNSSGGSGNIPSKLTIPVKLKKGDNSIEFGNPISYPPDLDRIVISGNGTASYPETQTYEAELATLGGSASAGFNGNASGLAKAGNIGGGVGNSVTFSDVEVQSAGTYNLEIDYFTQGPRSFFVTINDQPAKELDLNGYSFGTPTSTVIQVQLTAGKNQIVFDNPSNYAPDLDSITISPLTF, encoded by the coding sequence GTGAAATCTCGCCTCTTACTTGCCACAGCGCTCATAGCCTGCGTAACCGGAACTCACGCGCAGGTGAATGGAGTGGGCCAACGACCGTATCTCGGCTGGAGCACCTATAGCCAACAGACAATCACTCCCACCCAGACCTTCCTCACCCAGGACAGCATCATCGCGCAGTCCGACGCTCTGCGGCAGTCCGGCCTGCAGCCGCACGGATACATTTATATCAACGTCGATGCCGGCTGGACCGGTGCTTCAGACGCCTATGGCCGTACGCTGTTCGACACGACACGCTTCCCCGACGTCGTCGCGATGATCCAGCATATTCATGCCAACGGGCAGAAGTTCGGCATGTACCTGAACCCTGGCGTCGGCACCGATCAGGTAGCAGCCAATAAGCCAATCCTAGGTACCCCTTACCACCTCCAGGACATCATCGTGAAGCCGGCGACCATCGCCAACGCCTTCGGCGGAGGCGACAAGATCGACTACACCAAGCCCGGAGCGCAGGAGTACATCAACTCCATTGTCGACCTCTATGCCTCGTGGGGTGCGGACTTCATAAAACTCGACGCTGTTACGCCAGGCTCCTATAACGACAACACCAACATTGACAATCGCCCCGACGTAGCTGCATTTTCAAAGGCAATTGCGCAGAACAGACGGCCAATCTGGCTGACAATATCCTGGGCGCTCGATCAGGATTACATCGCAGACTGGGAGGCGACCAGTAACTCCAGGCGCATCGAAGGCGACGTGGAGTGCGAGGGAGATTGTCCGTTTCTGACAGAGTGGAATCGCATCCAAGTCCGCTTTCTCGATCTTCCCAGTTGGGAATCGGCCGCGGGACCCACCCTGGGATGGAACGATCTTGACTCCCTTGAGATCGGTAACGACGCGACCGATGGCATCACACCCCAGGAGCAGCAGACGTCGATTAGCTTCTGGGCTATGGCCAACGCACCGCTCTACATCGGGGGCGACCTGACGAAGATGTCAGCGACAGGTAAGAAGATTCTGGGCAACGACGAGGTGATAGCTGTCGACCAGTCGGGCCATCCCGCGCAACAGATCCGCGCAGGCTTCACGCCAATCTGGGCTTCGAATCTGGGCAATGGCGAATATTACGTCGCTCTCTTCAACCTGAACGCCGCACCTACTCGCGTGACCCTGCCCTGGAGCAATCTTGGCTTCGCCGCCACGCTTACCACGCGAGACCTGTGGAGCCACACAGAGCTCGGACCCTCGCTGCTTGAATACTCGACCATTCTCCCGGGCCATGGCGTTCGCCTGCTAAAGGTGCGTAGTGTATTCAACGTCCCTCCATCCAAGTCCACCAGCTATGAGGCTTATCTGGCCACGCTCACCGGTTCGGCCCAGGTCGCCGATTGTCCCTTGTGCTCGGAGGGCAAGAAGGTTGGTTACATCGGTCTCGGCCCGAACAACAACGTTTTCTTCGACGACGTAAAGGTCGATCGCGACGGCGTCTACAACATGGAAGTCGATTCGGCTACGCTGGGCACCCGCTCTTACATCATCAACGTCAACGGAGGCCCCGCAATCACGCTCAACTCCAGCGGTGGAAGCGGCAACATTCCTTCCAAGCTGACCATTCCCGTGAAGTTGAAAAAAGGCGACAACAGCATCGAGTTCGGCAACCCGATCAGTTATCCTCCCGATCTCGACCGTATCGTGATCAGTGGAAACGGAACCGCGTCGTATCCTGAGACGCAGACCTACGAAGCGGAACTGGCAACGCTCGGTGGCTCTGCAAGCGCAGGGTTCAACGGCAATGCCTCCGGGCTGGCCAAGGCCGGAAACATCGGCGGCGGGGTCGGAAACAGTGTGACCTTCTCTGATGTCGAGGTGCAATCCGCTGGCACCTACAATCTTGAAATCGACTATTTCACGCAAGGGCCACGATCGTTCTTCGTCACCATAAACGATCAGCCGGCCAAAGAGCTCGACCTCAATGGATACAGCTTTGGCACGCCGACGAGCACTGTTATCCAGGTACAGCTTACGGCTGGCAAGAATCAGATCGTGTTCGATAACCCGTCGAACTACGCACCCGATTTGGACTCAATCACCATTTCGCCGCTAACCTTCTAG
- a CDS encoding nuclear transport factor 2 family protein, with the protein MKLTKVLFCAVAILALGVLPLSGQMSGQMSGNGQTHTKPTESERNELLTVRLLVWNSYFDNDQKQLKKLIGEDFLTINPGEEHWQDKAEFLAGAQHFAEHHGKLVSLDFPKTEIQEFGDVAVLYSLVRITMESDGKRESLNCRSTEVFHKREGQWVNTGAHVDSGR; encoded by the coding sequence TTGAAACTCACGAAGGTCCTCTTCTGCGCAGTCGCGATCCTTGCGTTGGGTGTGCTTCCCTTGTCAGGTCAAATGTCAGGTCAAATGTCAGGCAATGGTCAAACCCACACCAAGCCGACCGAAAGCGAGCGCAACGAGTTGCTCACGGTTCGCCTGCTCGTGTGGAACAGCTACTTCGACAACGATCAAAAGCAATTGAAGAAGCTGATCGGGGAAGACTTCCTGACGATCAATCCTGGAGAGGAACACTGGCAGGACAAAGCAGAGTTCCTGGCCGGAGCTCAGCACTTCGCGGAACATCACGGCAAACTCGTCTCCTTGGACTTCCCGAAGACCGAGATCCAGGAGTTCGGAGACGTCGCCGTCCTCTACTCCCTCGTACGCATCACGATGGAGAGCGACGGCAAGCGCGAATCTCTCAACTGCCGCTCGACCGAGGTCTTTCACAAGCGAGAGGGCCAGTGGGTGAACACGGGCGCACACGTCGACTCGGGACGATAA
- a CDS encoding DUF4238 domain-containing protein → MGRALWVYEKGRAARTSKNLDGECVERGYFAGASNGESEQEVDERFNSEYEAPFNRILPSIDANLHIFDSREIREITARYVSHIFHRTLALRSGNESLMSGMLSEYSSIAADPTRLRGYTAKISVVARKPVAMAEVKAALLRSTEEMLTETAVQSRYVNDIDRATGALASKLVDLRWSAIRCKADESFVISDTPIVSITKDRFGKVSYGEGISKPMAEWFLPISHHRVIRISHNAAITEFADEKIVRELNAAQILTMSRRVYGRHHSPWVDETVQTYGGIYKFHRDVFKGTPADANESFFDL, encoded by the coding sequence GTGGGCCGTGCGCTCTGGGTGTACGAGAAGGGGCGTGCCGCAAGAACGTCTAAGAATTTGGACGGCGAATGTGTCGAGCGTGGTTATTTCGCTGGGGCAAGTAACGGCGAGAGCGAACAGGAAGTTGATGAAAGATTCAATAGTGAATATGAAGCGCCCTTCAACAGAATTTTGCCTTCAATAGATGCTAATCTTCACATTTTCGACAGCAGAGAGATCCGAGAGATAACCGCTCGTTATGTATCTCACATTTTTCATCGAACTCTTGCTCTACGTAGCGGCAACGAGTCTCTGATGAGCGGAATGCTTTCTGAATATAGTTCGATTGCAGCAGATCCAACACGGCTTCGTGGGTATACCGCGAAAATTAGCGTTGTTGCCCGTAAACCGGTCGCGATGGCCGAGGTCAAAGCTGCGCTCTTGCGTAGTACTGAAGAAATGTTGACCGAAACCGCCGTCCAATCGCGATACGTGAACGACATCGACAGGGCAACAGGGGCCCTCGCTTCAAAATTAGTCGATCTTAGGTGGTCCGCCATTCGTTGTAAGGCTGATGAAAGCTTTGTTATCTCGGATACCCCGATTGTCTCAATCACCAAAGATCGCTTCGGAAAAGTAAGCTACGGAGAAGGCATCAGTAAGCCGATGGCCGAATGGTTTCTGCCAATTTCTCATCATCGCGTCATTAGAATCTCCCACAATGCAGCAATTACGGAATTCGCCGATGAAAAGATAGTTCGAGAACTTAACGCTGCGCAGATTCTAACGATGTCAAGACGCGTTTATGGTCGGCACCACTCTCCATGGGTTGACGAGACGGTCCAGACCTACGGTGGAATCTACAAATTTCATCGAGATGTTTTCAAGGGCACACCTGCTGATGCCAACGAAAGTTTCTTCGACCTTTAG
- a CDS encoding ester cyclase: MSLAANKALAQRWFEEVWNQGKESTIDELFHPQGKGYGFPEPHSVLIGPEAFKTIHRQFHSAFGDIHITIDDLVAEGDLVAIRWTATMKHTGDGLGFPATGKTATLPGASFITCRDGIMTEGWNSMDMTKLTLQLQERDAQI; this comes from the coding sequence ATGTCCTTAGCCGCCAACAAGGCCCTTGCACAACGCTGGTTCGAAGAAGTCTGGAACCAGGGCAAAGAATCCACCATCGACGAACTCTTTCACCCACAAGGCAAAGGCTACGGCTTTCCCGAGCCCCACTCCGTTCTCATTGGCCCGGAAGCCTTCAAGACCATACACCGCCAGTTCCATAGCGCCTTCGGAGACATTCACATCACCATCGACGACCTCGTCGCCGAAGGAGATCTCGTCGCCATACGCTGGACCGCCACCATGAAGCACACCGGCGACGGCCTCGGCTTTCCCGCCACCGGCAAAACTGCAACCCTGCCCGGCGCCTCTTTCATCACCTGCCGCGACGGCATCATGACAGAAGGCTGGAACTCCATGGACATGACTAAACTAACCCTCCAGCTCCAGGAGCGAGACGCTCAGATCTAA
- a CDS encoding DUF1330 domain-containing protein: MKKGYWVVSYHTVGDEAMMKSYVELAGAALAPFGARLLVSPKSEVTALEAGLKQMTVVVEFNSYADALAAHETADYKKALAVLGPGVKRDFRIAEGA; encoded by the coding sequence ATGAAGAAGGGTTATTGGGTGGTCTCGTACCATACGGTTGGTGACGAGGCGATGATGAAGAGCTATGTGGAGTTGGCTGGAGCGGCGCTGGCGCCGTTTGGGGCGCGTCTTCTGGTGTCGCCGAAGAGTGAGGTTACGGCTTTGGAGGCGGGGTTGAAGCAGATGACGGTGGTGGTGGAGTTTAACAGCTACGCGGATGCTTTGGCGGCGCATGAGACCGCGGATTATAAGAAGGCTCTGGCTGTGCTTGGGCCGGGCGTGAAGAGAGATTTTCGGATTGCTGAAGGAGCCTGA